The following proteins are co-located in the Triticum aestivum cultivar Chinese Spring chromosome 1A, IWGSC CS RefSeq v2.1, whole genome shotgun sequence genome:
- the LOC123049032 gene encoding homeobox protein BEL1 homolog: MAHDPSLVGYADYFAETGSNGGGVTLVPEVDTRAEHQMYGGGLHHHHHSGVNMFGARGFGMAPPGEATSAQSKAALDFDVDGSSTISFFRGEQHHHQHQQLQMGQAPLSLSLHGPPDAGSSSFMLHHQLGGGEPRLQQHQQTAPGAWQVQGAGSGWQLRGSRFLLPTQQLLQGFCSIPADTDNKAPKKPAQEEHGSSSSASWPPSSTQIQSMDAAELQRLKAKLYTMIEEVDRRYRRYRDQMRAVAASFEAVAGQRAAAVYTRMASRTISRHFRSVRDGVAAQVRAVRGALGEKDAGAAVPGMTKGETPRLRALDQCLRQHKAYQSGMLESHPWRPQRGLPERAVSVLRAWLFEHFLHPYPSDVDKHILARQTGLSRSQVSNWFINARVRLWKPMVEEMYAEEMKDKEEGSGGDGGGQSAQQAGDLANHNPADGSYASEGRGEQKPTRAQLHQLHDAGSLASVVSIGQSTDPQGLNFGMMDQLDFDAYEAATAGFGNGVSLTLGLQHQQQQQQHHGGVNVAAFAAASPSSSSAAHGGAAEFLFMAGEGVHPSANGQFGAGMGSGADVASQYHRGLGGFHLLRDLAG; the protein is encoded by the exons ATGGCGCACGATCCCAGCCTAGTAGGGTACGCCGACTACTTCGCGGAGACGGGGAGCAACGGGGGCGGCGTCACGCTCGTGCCGGAGGTGGACACCCGCGCGGAGCATCAGATGTATGGCGGCGGATTGCACCATCATCACCACTCCGGGGTGAACATGTTCGGGGCCAGGGGCTTCGGCATGGCGCCGCCCGGCGAGGCGACGTCCGCGCAGAGCAAGGCCGCGCTCGACTTCGACGTCGACGGCTCGTCTACCATCAGCTTCTTCCGCGGcgagcagcaccaccaccagcaccagCAGCTGCAGATGGGCCAGGCCCCGTTGTCGCTGTCGCTCCACGGGCCGCCGGACGCCGGGTCGTCGTCGTTCATGCTGCACCACCAGCTCGGCGGCGGCGAGCCCCGGCTGCAGCAGCACCAGCAGACGGCGCCGGGGGCATGGCAGGTGCAAGGCGCCGGCAGCGGCTGGCAGCTGCGCGGGTCCCGGTTCCTGCTGCCGACGCAGCAGCTCCTGCAGGGGTTCTGCAGCATCCCCGCCGACACCGACAACAAGGCGCCCAAGAAGCCGGCGCAAGAAGAGCACGGCTCGTCGTCCTCCGCCTCCTGGCCGCCGTCGTCGACGCAGATCCAGAGCATGGACGCCGCCGAGCTGCAGAGGCTCAAGGCCAAGCTCTACACCATGATCGAAGAG GTGGACAGGAGGTACAGGAGGTACCGCGATCAGatgcgggcggtggcggcgtcctTCGAGGCGGTGGCGGGGCAGCGGGCCGCGGCGGTGTACACGAGGATGGCGTCGCGGACCATCTCCAGGCACTTCCGGAGCGTGAGGGACGGGGTGGCCGCGCAGGTCCGGGCGGTGCGCGGGGCGCTGGGGGAGAAGGACGCGGGCGCCGCCGTGCCGGGGATGACCAAGGGGGAGACGCCCAGGCTGCGGGCGCTGGACCAGTGCCTCAGGCAGCACAAGGCGTACCAGTCCGGCATGCTcgagagccacccgtggcggccgcAGCGCGGCCTGCCGGAGCGCGCCGTCTCCGTCCTCCGGGCCTGGCTCTTCGAGCACTTCCTGCACCC GTACCCGAGCGACGTGGATAAGCACATCCTGGCGCGGCAGACGGGCCTATCGCGGAGCCAG GTCTCGAACTGGTTCATCAACGCGAGGGTGCGGCTGTGGAAGCCGATGGTGGAGGAGATGTACGCGGAGGAGATGAAGGACAAggaggagggcagcggcggcgacggtggtggccAGTCGGCGCAGCAGGCCGGCGACCTGGCGAACCATAACCCAGCGGACGGGAGCTACGCCTCCGAGGGGCGCGGCGAGCAGAAGCCGACCCGGGCGCAGCTGCACCAGCTGCACGACGCCGGCTCGCTGGCCTCCGTCGTGAGCATCGGCCAGAGCACCGACCCGCAGGGCCTCAACTTCGGCATGATGGACCAGCTCGACTTCGACGCCTACGAGGCGGCCACGGCCGGGTTCGGCAACGGCGTGTCGCTGACGCTGGGGcttcagcaccagcagcagcagcagcagcaccacggTGGCGTGAACGTTGCCGCGTTCGCCGCCGcatccccgtcgtcgtcgtccGCGGCGCATGGCGGCGCCGCCGAGTTCCTGTTCATGGCTGGTGAGGGCGTGCACCCGTCTGCTAACGGACAGTTCGGGGCGGGCATGGGATCAGGCGCCGACGTCGCGTCGCAGTACCACCGGGGGCTGGGCGGGTTCCACCTCCTCCGCGACCTCGCCGGGTGA